ttaactttggaATGTCCCTCGTCACTGAAGAATTCTCGTTatatctagaaaaaaaaaataaccatatatTCATAAAGGATTATTTATGCCTgacctttttgtttttaatgccttctcttaaaaataactacaatagAGAATTCCGGAAAATATAGGaacgttaaaaataaacgaaattgaAAACAAATGAATATCGTAATAGCGGTCGTCCAATGGTCGAAATCAATCTTCTATTCGAGACCTTCTAGtcgaattgaatatatttttaacacatacataaattacatttttttgtcatctATGTGAGCCATAATCAAGTCAAATCTCCTACTTCTCCGAGTGCGCAATATGCTTAAAAAGGGGTGCAaattttttcttcacgtatCAATATATGGAAATATAGTTATTAGAATCATATTTGCATAAAGTAATGCTTCTCCCTAATACCGCGATCTAACACGAGTCGCTGCACGTTTAccgccgatttcaataaacgatcccaatcacttttcgatctatcgcgaaaatgaaccaatcagaataaagtggcatttacatacttacaaatgacttatttagaTTGGTTTATTATCAAAACTTGATCGAATATTAAGATTAAGATCGTTTGCAACAATCGAAAGTGGCAATTAGAgcaaaagaatttataaaaattggaaACATCAAAATTTGTCGTTAATCTGAACCGAAAATCGGCGTGTTctgaaataaattctaattcTTCATTAACCTTTTCAAACCTTTTCGGAATAGGCCTCCATCTTAACAACGAAACTACagataaataacaaacatttctCACCTCAAATCTGTGTAGTAACTGCGAGCCGTTGTACGGCGGACTCTCACTGTAGAAGAACGGTCTCTTCATCGTATTCTGCCCTGAAGACAAATAGCTTTACAATAACAAATGACTAATGGtgataaactaaaacaaacattGGCTGTATGGTGACTATTAACAAGGGACTTTACTGAACCCACTGACAATTACATACTATTTGCCGCGTGCAGGGGTCGTATGCGACATTGTCTGACGATaatattccacaacatatacaAAGTAAATCATTTGTagcatatatattaatataagcgttgtattatatactgtcccaccgctgggcacgggcctcctctactactgagagggataaggccttagtctaccacactgctctagtgcggattggtagacttcacaccttcaaaattcctatagagaacttctcaggtttgcaCGTTTCCTTATAATGTTACAAAACAagcgttaattcacaaagactacacacatcatttttagaaaagccatagatgtgtgcccttgggatttgaacctgcggacattcgtctcggcaatccgttccacacccaactagttTATCGCGGTTTCACCATTTAATTTGGGGAAATAATAGCATACGCTCATGTTTCTCAATAAGATAACAAAGATGAAATAAATGCGAACTACGATTACCTAAACATTTTCCACCACTAGTATATTAGGAGGCAGTCTAAAGCCATACTGAAGAGGAATTCCCACCTTATCATCTCATAAGTGAATGCTATTCACTGTTATAAATAAGTCAGTAAGTACTTTGTACACTCTATTCAAAGTGGTCCTCCCCGGATACCTTGGTTTGATGATATACTGTCTAGGAGCTATATTAAGTTAGCATTAAGACTTCGTTCAGGACATTATCCATCAGCAATGTTTGCtttcctaattaaaaaagtgaaCTCTCCAAATTGTGTCGTATGCAATATCCCAGAAGATATCCAACATTTGCTAATGGAGTGTCAACGGACCAAACATGAACGAGACTCGCTACTGGATGAGATTCAGTTAAACATACAAGACGTAGGTTTGCTCCAAAGTATTTTATCAAACCCAAAACCAAACGTTGCCAGGAAATTATgtcaaataataacaattatccaGTAGCCACGGTCAAGGTTCATTTCATTTACATACAGATATTGTTTATGTGTGAGATAAAATAGTATAAGCCATATTAAGGTTATAAGGTACTATGGGGCTGGCATATCCTAGCTGGATAAAAACCccgaaataaattaagattaaaaaaaaaaaaaagtactttgTACACGGCAATGCCACTGATTAGATAGTACCCACTGTTCAGATATACGGGATGAATTTTACAAGTGAGCATGATTCGCGGAATCTGAAACAATGATGAATAGCAAAAAATACTCCTTATAGTAactagatattgtaattttgacttttcggacgatcaaCAACTCAAACCACCAAAACGCCGACCATGatggctgcagtcttcaaaatgtCAGCGGAAAGGTATATTATACGAGTAATATACCGTaatagttttacaataattgCAATACTCCTTCTCATTTCGGATTCCACTATCTACgcccacataaaaaaatacctctaTATACAGACCATAACATTCCAATaaagccggctaacattccaatgACGAATGGGTTAATGTTATATGTTctatacaaaactttttaatgCCCCAGTGTCCAACATATTGTCGCATACACACAATCTCATCCATACAACAAAACATCTatgttgctattgtttttttCCAGGCGCTTATTATACTGAGAGGCATGTTCATGTCGCCATTCAGTATCACACCGGCGTGCAAACTTACATAGTTGTGTGTGTGCGGCGAGCGCGTTCTGTTTGGCGATGAGCAGCTCGGGGCCGGGCCGCGGCAGCGACTCGTAGAAACCCGCCgctatacaacaaaaaaaatattttgttaggtGTGTCAAGTACATGGAGATCTGgcgcattattttttttttccaagtgGAATTACAAAAGATTTTTGATTGGAAAGTGTGACCGGATCTAGCTGGACAgtgtacattaaaatttatattggaaaAGCAATCTTTAGAGGTTACAAATaccattaatattttgataactcCTACGCAATAAGTCGCAAATCAAGAAGTATAATTTTACTGGGGACCCGTTCTAATCAACATTATtcttttggtaaatatttaaaacattttttactatgttttttAGTTAAAACGTTTTTTAAAACACATGTAGTTGTGATAACATATTGTACGCTagtaaaaagttaaaaacactTACTCGATACATTTTCATGTCCGTTAGGTGGGTAGTACGGACTCGTCTGGGGTGGTAATACATTTTCACAACCTGAAATAACCACATACTTTATATAAAGACATATACAATCAcgacttttataccggaatGGGTAGACAGAGGCACAACTATCGCATCGTCTTATCGGCATGAGTATTCCATCCCACGATATTAAAGAGGGCGAGCCTTTCGCCACGTCGacaacaaattctaaactccaaGTTGATACTGAACAGGAAAACGCAATAtcacttagtttttttttttttttaaattactttgtatgccgtgacgagcttgcctttcgcctgatggtatgcgatacgaccgcccataaacagtagaaacaccatccaacaccttgaattacaaaatattgattggtttccactgcgctcgccatcctgaggcatgagatcTTACGTCTCGTTAtatccagtagtaacactggctacaatgtccttcaaacgggaacagagcagtgactacacacttagATGAATACAGATCGTACTTCGTCTAATATTCTCACCATTTCCCTCGGGCTCCTGCTTCACCTGATGCTGTATGTGTTCCAGGATGCGTTCCTGCTGCACCAGTCTTCGACCTTCATTGTACATTGGGTTTgcatctaaaatataaaaacacatgttTTAAGCAGtttcaaaacgaataaatttaacaataaacgaTTTAACATCGATTAATCGATTTTATATGTATCGATTTTTCCGAGTCTTActcaaataagatttttttttaatcttgggatatttaaataaactatggAAGTGAAAATTGTAACCTGTTTAGCATAAATTAATTGAGCGCACCTTATGAATTATAACTCGATGGTGCAGAAAAGttgcttaaaaattattcacacTAATCAGAAAGTCAAATCAAAATGTATACCTACATTAGACCCGCATAATGGACCTTCCCCTCCAAAAAGTAGTAGTGACGAAGAAGGTGTAACACAGAACTGACATTTAAATACttctttttcattattttacacCTGCCTCTGTCTATCTCTTTACCATAATTTGGACTGGGAAATGCCCTTGGCCTAAGTCTACATATATTATAAGCAGTATTTTGACTGACTTGTTTAAGTAAACGCAAGCCCATTTCGCATGTAGTGTTCACATCTAGAAGGACATAATGTTATCGCTACGCACCCTGTGATCGCATGCAcgacttaatataatttaacattaatattgtacctaattttgtgaaccaaaaaatatataatatatataccagTAATACggtgttagaaataaaaagaaatgaaatactatacgcaCCCCCCAACTGATCCTTCGTTCtctcatacaaatatttatcgtCTTCTAACTGTATGTCGATTTCTTGCTTAATTTGGTTTTCATTAAAAAAGTTCTGGTTCTCTGTTACCCTATGTTGCGCTTGCAACATCTGAAGATTGTGTTGCTGGTTGCGCAACATATCTACGCTATCCGAATATCCGTTCTGATACGTATACTCTTGCCGCGGATATTTCTCAAGGTTTCCATATATCTCACCAATTTTCGGATATACACTATCTAAAGCTTTCTGATAATCGATTTTGTCGTACAAAGTTTTTCTTTCTAACGCGTACTTTTCCGCCTCCTTGTTGTATTCCTCGTTAGTCTGTGGGATGTAATCTTCAGAGCTCTTCCTGTAGTCTCTGGGTTCGaatttcttttcaaaatctTCTTTCCTAAAGTCTATTTGGTAGGTTTCGTATATTTTGTCGGATACTTCGTTATAACTGTTGTTGGGTTGTGTATCATCCTCCTCGGAGTTCACTGGGTCTGTTTGCATAATAGCGTCCTGTTTTTTGGGTCTCAAATGATTTTGGGGGATATCCGCGGGGCGAGGCTGCGGGTGTTGTGGGGAAATGTTGTTCGCGAGAGCGTTTAAATTTTGTAAGCGGTAGGCGAGctggaataaaaaaagaaatttgtaaaattttgatcTTGGAAATATGTAATTATCTTAAGGGCATACGAATAAGGAGTGAATAGGCAATTTTTTATGGGATCCAGAAATCTGGGCCAGCTATCCcagacattttacaaataaatttcttGAACCCCTTAACGTTTGACAGCTTTAGTCACCAAATTTCCACTTTTTAATCTTTCATAGGAAAATATTTGCTCATGACTTACATTGATATCGTGCTGTTCGGCGCAGGGCAATGTTGTGTCCTGCGCGGGAATACTCTGTTGGTGATGTATCGTATTCAAAGGCCACTTGTCTGTCTTATCgctagaaacaataaaaaaatgactttATTGGATTACCTCCGTGGTTTCATTTCCCGTTACCTCACGATCAGTGTAGACGATTTTTGAATGATCATGTACCATTACCTTTTATCCTGACACATCAAATTGATATACCAAGTAATTAAAGATGGAGTCTTTCCGCTTTTCCTAATCAAGAATATTGCATGATTTACTGGATGAGTCCCCTAAAATCTAGAATGGACACGAACGTCCAGGTCTGTCTTGTCAAGTCAAGAGACAAACATTACAGTAGCATAAGCATTCGTCTCGTATTCCCTATCCACATTCTAGACACCCTGCAAAGACTATCTTCTAACTTGCTTCGAAATATACCACCAACTGCTACACTATGCATGCAATATTAAGTCTGTTCCAAATCAAAATATACCGAGTTTGTCCCTATTAGTATTAAAACCTAATACCATAAAAAACCTCTTACCAGTTATCTTCCTTCTTCACCTCCCTGTATTTGACCGTGCGACTTTTCCTGATGACCATGACTGTGCCATCTGGGTTCAGCTTGGGCAGGTTCTGTGATGGCACCGCGTCTTTGCTTAACGTCTTCCACTGGCCTGGCATGGGAAAAATGtacaagtataatatattgaGCTATTTAGTAGAGATTCAGGAACAAGAGGCGTGAGTGGGATCTACGGATCTAAGCGCAGGTTCGGTGATGAAATTGAATTACTGCATATTCCTAGCATTTAATACAAAAACGTTGACATTCGTAAACACTAAgtgaaattcattttttttatatagcagAATGATACAAGCTAGTCGCTCGTCACCGAACAAGACCCATATGGGCTTCGTATTACAAAACACTGCGTGTCATGTATGGCCCTCGTCACCCTGACTCATTAAACGCAAGTTTTACAAAGGCTAGTAATTAGTAGCAAAAAATACCTCCCTTTCTACATGCGTGAGACCTTCAAGAAAAAGGCCCATTCCTACATCGAAGGCAGCGATGATCCCTGATATTGTGGATTACGGGCAAACACTTACCATTGGGTTTGGGTTTGCCCTGtctactacaaaaaaaaaattgcaatacgTGTCGTTTCGCTACCACATTGTACTAAAAAGGGTTAGAGAATGAAacagaatcatttttatttgataatgacATTTGTAATCCCTCGGTCGACTTGTGCCAACTTTTCTTAACAATCGTGAAACAACGCTATATATACTGGGCGGTCGGTACAATTTAGAAGGGACCTTACCATAAAATTGAGAGATTGTTAAAAATGCTCGGCGTACGACGGCTCGGGGTCGTGCAACGTGACTTTTGAAGCCCCATTATACAGGGTTTAATAGTATGATTTTGTACTATACTACCGAGGGGGTAAGAATGGTATTGCTGGAGTATACCGACAAGAAGGCATTAGTATAGAGGATAATTTCGGGAATCACGAATGAATAACATAACACATAGATTTGGGCACACATTTTAGAGTGCAATCTAGATTAAGTACTAATCCTAACCATAGTCATTATTATATCTTTTGATTGTATTCTGTGTgtgtccaaaataaaataaaaaaaaataacgaattcCGCCTCATCGCCATTTACTCAGAAATTCAGACCTACttcaaactataaataaagtcaattcgtaaataacaat
The sequence above is drawn from the Manduca sexta isolate Smith_Timp_Sample1 chromosome 28, JHU_Msex_v1.0, whole genome shotgun sequence genome and encodes:
- the LOC115456167 gene encoding uncharacterized protein LOC115456167 isoform X2 → MGYYCTVPQCTSLAGKTKNVKFHRFPRDVTMADKWNDILKRGKPYTKYSKVCSLHFTQADYNVTTMGQWKTLSKDAVPSQNLPKLNPDGTVMVIRKSRTVKYREVKKEDNCDKTDKWPLNTIHHQQSIPAQDTTLPCAEQHDINLAYRLQNLNALANNISPQHPQPRPADIPQNHLRPKKQDAIMQTDPVNSEEDDTQPNNSYNEVSDKIYETYQIDFRKEDFEKKFEPRDYRKSSEDYIPQTNEEYNKEAEKYALERKTLYDKIDYQKALDSVYPKIGEIYGNLEKYPRQEYTYQNGYSDSVDMLRNQQHNLQMLQAQHRVTENQNFFNENQIKQEIDIQLEDDKYLYERTKDQLGDANPMYNEGRRLVQQERILEHIQHQVKQEPEGNGCENVLPPQTSPYYPPNGHENVSTAGFYESLPRPGPELLIAKQNALAAHTQLWQNTMKRPFFYSESPPYNGSQLLHRFEI
- the LOC115456167 gene encoding uncharacterized protein LOC115456167 isoform X1; translated protein: MGYYCTVPQCTSLAGKTKNVKFHRFPRDVTMADKWNDILKRGKPYTKYSKVCSLHFTQADYNVTTMGKNKGQWKTLSKDAVPSQNLPKLNPDGTVMVIRKSRTVKYREVKKEDNCDKTDKWPLNTIHHQQSIPAQDTTLPCAEQHDINLAYRLQNLNALANNISPQHPQPRPADIPQNHLRPKKQDAIMQTDPVNSEEDDTQPNNSYNEVSDKIYETYQIDFRKEDFEKKFEPRDYRKSSEDYIPQTNEEYNKEAEKYALERKTLYDKIDYQKALDSVYPKIGEIYGNLEKYPRQEYTYQNGYSDSVDMLRNQQHNLQMLQAQHRVTENQNFFNENQIKQEIDIQLEDDKYLYERTKDQLGDANPMYNEGRRLVQQERILEHIQHQVKQEPEGNGCENVLPPQTSPYYPPNGHENVSTAGFYESLPRPGPELLIAKQNALAAHTQLWQNTMKRPFFYSESPPYNGSQLLHRFEI